In Chelonia mydas isolate rCheMyd1 chromosome 10, rCheMyd1.pri.v2, whole genome shotgun sequence, a single window of DNA contains:
- the MRPS34 gene encoding 28S ribosomal protein S34, mitochondrial → MARKKLYRPIAAMAKKIREYRALKNRPRDSQRFALDYETMIRPFTNKRLPVLAWEDVKNENRLFTLLCQLRLFGIGRMVTRKYWLWQYDEPCYWVVTKVRVDYTAETLDHGKAWGYLTFRGKTYNEVKEIDKVMYHDWRMVPKHEEEAFKKCTPVCMETIQCVPYPPLLRAMILAQRQKEGNLNTEEPLIDLEKIISFTKDYFQNQKKAKGTPV, encoded by the exons ATGGCTCGTAAGAAGCTGTACCGCCCAATCGCCGCCATGGCCAAGAAGATTCGTGAGTATCGGGCACTGAAGAACCGTCCCCGAGACTCCCAGCGCTTCGCCCTGGATTACGAGACCATGATCCGACCCTTCACGAACAAACGCCTGCCCGTGCTGGCCTGGGAGGATGTGAAGAACGAGAACCGCCTCTTCACGCTGCTTTGCCAGCTGCGGCTCTTTGGCATCGGCCGCATGGTCACCCGCAAGTATTGGCTCTGGCAGTATGACGAGCCCTGCTACTGGGTCGTTACCAAGGTCAGGGTGGACTACACAGCTGAG ACTTTGGATCATGGGAAAGCCTGGGGATACCTGACATTCAGAG GCAAGACGTATAATGAAGTGAAAGAGATTGACAAGGTGATGTATCATGACTGGAGGATGGTGCCCAAACATGAAGAGGAGGCCTTCAAGAAATGTACTCCAGTGTGCATGGAAACCATTCAGTGTGTGCCATACCCCCCTCTACTCCGAGCCATGATCCTTGCGCAAAGGCAGAAGGAAGGAAACCTTAACACAGAGGAACCACTGATTGATCTGGAGAAAATCATCTCCTTCACAAAGGACTACtttcaaaatcagaaaaaagCTAAGGGGACACCAGTGTGA
- the EME2 gene encoding probable crossover junction endonuclease EME2 — protein MASVIMMHKKSRKAVCVSESKELVLPASPQQVTTSSPSPNKRRRRRTPEEIEAGQARAEPRKLKREIKKTEKERRKAEEALEKQRRREAADALKLLLPDQCLKYMTVCIDLGLLEDPGSDALMEAFGSLECKYYIESQEVPCSITWRRNTPNSFSSTVII, from the exons ATGGCATCTGTGATCATGATGCACAAGAAGAGCCGAAAAGCTGTGTGTGTCAGTGAGTCTAAAGAGCTAGTTTTGCCAGCCTCTCCTCAGCAAGTAACTACATCCTCTCCAAGCCCAAAtaaaaggaggagaaggagaactcCAGAGGAAATAGAGGCAGGTCAGGCAAGAGCAGAACCAAGGAAACTCAAAAGGGAAATCaagaagacagaaaaagagaggagaaaagcagAGGAGGCACTAGAAAAACAGAGGCGAAGGGAAGCTGCTGATGCCTTGAAGCTGCTTCTGCCAGACCAGTGTCTGAAGTACATGACTGTCTGCATAGACCTAG gTCTACTAGAAGATCCTGGATCAGATGCTTTGATGGAGGCTTTTGGTTCCTTGGAATGTAAATACTACATTGAGTCTCAGGAAGTTCCCTGCAGCATAACCTGGAGGAGAAACACTCCTAACAGTTTCTCCAGTACTGTGATTATCTGA